TTCATCCTCGACGGGGAGCCGGGCCTGAACGCCTTCGCCGCCGGCCTCACCACGGCCGACGCCGCCGTCGCAGTCACGCGCGGCACGCTCGACAAGCTCACGCGCGACGAGCTGCAGGGCGTCGTCGCCCACGAGTTCAGCCACATCCTCAACGGCGACATGCGGCTCAACGTGCGCATCACCGCCATCGTCTTCGGCATCCTCGTCATCGGTCTCATCGGCCGCGGCATCCTGCGCGCCCTCTTTCGCGGACGCGTGCGCACCTCCGGCAAGAAGAAGGGCGGCGAGATCCCCGTGCTGCTCGCGATCGGGCTCGCCCTCATGATCATCGGCTACATCGGTTACTTCTTCGGCCGCCTGATCCAGGCCGCCGTGTCGCGACAGCGCGAGTTTCTCGCCGACGCCTCGGCCGTGCAATTCACGCGCAACCCGCTCGGCATCGGTGGCGCCCTCAAGAAGATCGGTGGCTACGCCCTCGGCGGCACGATGCTCAACAACCACGCCGGCGAGATCGGACACTTCTTCATTGCCCAGGCCTTCAAGTCCAACTTCGGCGGCCTCTGGGCCACGCACCCGCCCCTCGACCAGCGCATCAAGGCCGTCGAACCCAGCTGGGATGGCAAGCTCTTCGACCCGCCCGCGGTGGTGGACATCAATAACGAGTCCTTCGCCACCGCCGGTTTCGGCGGCGGCACGCGCCACACCCCAGAGGAAACCTTCCGCCGCGTGCAGGAAGCGCAGCCCGACCTGCCGCCGCCGCGCCCGCCGGCGCGCATGGCCTTCGCGCCGGCCAAGGCCGTCGTGGACATCGGCGCGCTCACCGATTCCCACTTTCGCCACGCCCAGGCGCTGATCCAGTCCATCCCCGAGCGCCTGCGCGAAGCCGTGCGTGACGCCGCCGGCGCGCAGGTGGTCGTATTCGGCCTGCTGCTCAACGGCGACAAAACCGCCCGAGACGCCCAACAAATCATTGTCGAGAAACACGCCGGGGCCGAAGCCTCGGCGCAGCTCGCCGGCTACCGCTCCGCCCTGAGCGTGCTCCACCCCGACGCGCGCCTTTCGCTGCTCCAGCTCGCCCTGCCCGCCCTGCGCGAGCTCGATGCCGCCGGCCTCGATCGCTTCGCCACGACGCTCGACGAACTCGTCCACGCCGACGCCCAGGTCACGCCCTTCGAATACGCGCTGCAGAAGATGCTGCTCAGCCAGCTCCGCCTTGCGCAATCGCCCAACCGCACCCTGCAGTTCGACTCCTTCCCCGCCGTGGCCAACGACATCAACACCGTGCTCTCCGCCCTCGCGCATTTCTCGCCCACGGAATCGACGCGCGCCTTCGCCGCCGGCGCGACGCAACTCCCCTTGCTCGCCGGTCGCCTCACGCTCATGGAGCCCGCCGCATGCGGCTTGGAACGCGTGGACGCCGCCCTCGACAAACTCGCCGTGTGTTCGCTGGCCATCAAAAAGCGGCTGCTCATCGCCGCCGCCCACGTCATCGGCAGCGACGGCACCATCAGCCCCGAGGAAGGCGAACTCTACCGCGCCCTCGTCGCGACGCTCGACCTCCCCATGCCGCAACTCGGCACAGCGGCCGCCGGATAGAGCCCCCACTCGCAACGTGTCATGCTGAGCGAAGCGAAGCATCCAGCAGAAGCTTCGCGACACCTAACCGAGATGGGCATTC
The DNA window shown above is from Oleiharenicola lentus and carries:
- a CDS encoding M48 family metallopeptidase: MDFFEAQDRARRRSKRLVFLFVLAVLGTIVAGYAAAWFAVGGLEYQGFARDRHGQRQYRTSGTRPLFDPKLFLGVAGTTLAVVSLASLYKWSKMRHGGAAVAEMVGGRRVDPKTRDFRERQLLNVVEEMAIASGIPMPAVFILDGEPGLNAFAAGLTTADAAVAVTRGTLDKLTRDELQGVVAHEFSHILNGDMRLNVRITAIVFGILVIGLIGRGILRALFRGRVRTSGKKKGGEIPVLLAIGLALMIIGYIGYFFGRLIQAAVSRQREFLADASAVQFTRNPLGIGGALKKIGGYALGGTMLNNHAGEIGHFFIAQAFKSNFGGLWATHPPLDQRIKAVEPSWDGKLFDPPAVVDINNESFATAGFGGGTRHTPEETFRRVQEAQPDLPPPRPPARMAFAPAKAVVDIGALTDSHFRHAQALIQSIPERLREAVRDAAGAQVVVFGLLLNGDKTARDAQQIIVEKHAGAEASAQLAGYRSALSVLHPDARLSLLQLALPALRELDAAGLDRFATTLDELVHADAQVTPFEYALQKMLLSQLRLAQSPNRTLQFDSFPAVANDINTVLSALAHFSPTESTRAFAAGATQLPLLAGRLTLMEPAACGLERVDAALDKLAVCSLAIKKRLLIAAAHVIGSDGTISPEEGELYRALVATLDLPMPQLGTAAAG